From one Gammaproteobacteria bacterium genomic stretch:
- the gatB gene encoding Asp-tRNA(Asn)/Glu-tRNA(Gln) amidotransferase subunit GatB produces the protein MEWETVIGLEVHVQLSTHSKIFSGAATAYGADPNTQACAIDLGMPGVLPVLNKKTVEKAIMLGLSIDAEIAHKSVFARKNYFYPDLPKGYQISQFELPIVGKGHLDVQLDENTSKRIGITRAHLEEDAGKSLHEDFHGQSGIDLNRAGTPLLEIVSEPDMRSAKEAVAYLKTLHSLVRYLDISDGNMQEGSFRCDANVSVRPKGEIKFGTRAEIKNVNSFRFVERAINYEVARQIDLLENGGKVIQETRLYDADRNETRSMRGKEEANDYRYFPDPDLLPLVLDDQTIQAIRTTLPELPWQRRERFQSDFGLSHYDAHSLSISREMADFFESTVKATKATPKITSNWVLGDFSAFLNKDQKEITESPLSAQQLAQLLDRIADNTISGKIAKTVFEAMWAGEGDADKIIAAQGLTQITDTSAIEKIIDEIIASNPDQLAQYRAGADKLFGYFVGQVMKATQGKANPQQVNELLKKKLG, from the coding sequence ATGGAATGGGAAACAGTTATTGGTTTAGAAGTGCACGTGCAATTATCTACGCACTCTAAAATTTTTTCTGGAGCAGCTACTGCCTACGGCGCTGATCCTAATACTCAAGCGTGCGCCATTGATTTAGGCATGCCCGGCGTACTGCCCGTTTTAAATAAAAAAACTGTTGAAAAAGCCATCATGTTAGGGCTCAGTATTGATGCTGAAATTGCTCACAAATCGGTTTTTGCACGAAAAAATTATTTTTATCCTGATTTGCCAAAAGGTTATCAAATTAGTCAATTTGAACTTCCTATAGTTGGCAAAGGTCATCTCGATGTTCAACTGGATGAAAATACTTCAAAACGAATCGGTATTACACGTGCGCATCTAGAAGAAGATGCGGGCAAATCACTGCACGAAGATTTTCACGGTCAATCCGGAATTGATTTAAATCGCGCGGGCACCCCTTTGCTCGAAATTGTGTCTGAACCTGATATGCGTTCGGCCAAAGAAGCAGTTGCTTATTTAAAAACCTTGCACAGTCTTGTGCGCTATTTGGATATCAGCGATGGCAATATGCAAGAGGGTTCCTTCCGCTGTGATGCGAATGTGTCGGTTCGCCCTAAAGGTGAAATAAAATTCGGCACTAGGGCCGAAATTAAAAATGTAAATTCATTTCGATTTGTAGAGCGCGCGATTAATTATGAAGTCGCTCGACAAATTGACTTGCTGGAAAACGGCGGAAAAGTTATTCAAGAAACGCGATTATACGATGCCGATCGAAACGAAACGCGATCGATGCGTGGAAAAGAAGAAGCCAACGATTATCGTTATTTTCCTGATCCGGATTTATTACCGCTGGTGTTGGATGATCAAACCATACAAGCCATTCGGACCACCCTTCCAGAGTTGCCTTGGCAGCGTCGTGAACGTTTTCAATCTGATTTCGGATTAAGTCATTATGATGCGCATAGCCTATCCATCTCTCGCGAAATGGCCGATTTTTTCGAATCCACCGTTAAAGCGACCAAGGCAACCCCTAAAATTACATCGAATTGGGTGCTGGGTGATTTCTCTGCTTTTTTGAATAAAGATCAAAAAGAAATTACTGAAAGTCCTTTGTCCGCTCAGCAACTAGCACAATTACTCGATAGAATCGCCGACAACACCATATCGGGCAAAATTGCTAAAACTGTTTTCGAAGCCATGTGGGCCGGTGAAGGCGATGCCGATAAAATCATTGCCGCTCAAGGACTTACTCAAATTACTGACACCAGTGCGATTGAAAAAATCATCGATGAGATTATCGCGAGCAATCCCGATCAATTAGCGCAATACCGTGCAGGTGCTGATAAATTGTTTGGGTATTTTGTGGGACAAGTGATGAAAGCCACCCAGGGTAAGGCGAATCCTCAACAAGTTAACGAATTACTTAAGAAAAAATTAGGGTGA